Within the Helicoverpa armigera isolate CAAS_96S chromosome 8, ASM3070526v1, whole genome shotgun sequence genome, the region gcggtcgggggtcaagcagcttgacctgcgccgacacccagccaaccagcaatcttcGGCCGTCGACGATGCTCTTGGCCGCCGTCACGGGGCAGCTCACCGTGATGGTGCACGTGCCCCTGAAGTCGGGACGTATGGTGCCCGCCTTCACTTCGTCGGCAGAGCACCCACCCGTCCTAGCGACGGCGGCCACCACCTCTTCCGCAGTAACcgagtcgtccaggcccatgATGCGCAGATCCGCGCACTTGTGGGGCCTGGAGACTCGGGCATCGTCCGCACTTATGGACGCCCTGAGCCTCTCGGCTAGAGCGTCTGCGGCGGGCCCACTGGCCGCTCCTGGGACCTCCAGCATTCGGGCGCCCGTTGCGGTCACCCTGAGCCGGAGGCCGGAGGTGATACCTAGCTCCTGCAGGTTCACCGCCTCCTTTGCTTGGgcgagcacgtcgcggtacgaCACGCCCCTTTTGACCGCGTCCGGCTGTAGTGTGACTACTACAGCCGCGGTCTTGGGGGCGCGGAGCTGCGCCGCAGCGGCTCGCTGTCTGCGCCGTTGTTTTTGGGCCCTCTTTTTGGCCGCTTTGGCCGCCCTCCGTCTCTTTTTGTTTTCCCCCACCACCTGCCACTCAGACTCAGTGGCAGAAGAGGTAGGGGCCGCAGACGGTGTCGGCTTCGGAGGGCGTTTCGCcactgatgccgacgacgggaCCGGTGCACTGCTGGTGTTGGCACCGGGGCCCTCTGCGCCTGGACCGCCGTTGCGGTCTTGGGCTTCGGCTGAGCGGCCGCCCTCCTGGTTGGCCCGTTCGGCGCTGAGACCGGGAGGGGCCTGCTCGGCGGTCCTCTTCTGGGCGGGGGTGCCGCCGCCGAAGCCGCAGCCGCATAAGAGGCCCTTTGGGCCGCTGGGGGCTTCGCCGCCGCGAGAAGGGGGCGCAGAACCCTGCCGGACCAGTGCCAGGATCTGGTTGTCCGCCGGTGCAGTCTGTGCCTGTTGCCTGGCGGCCCCGCTGCGCTCAGCGTCCTGCTCGCGCATCTTATTTAGGTCCGCCCGGAGACTCCTGTTCTCCGCCAGGAGAGACTCCAGGGCGGCCGTAGGACGAGCCACCTCCTGCTGCAGTTTGGCCAGCTCGCTCATGGGAGCCCGGCCAAAGTTGCTCATCGCTGCGGCGGTGATGGAGGCGGTGGCGGCCTCGATGGCGCCGTCCTTGCTGGCCTTTTTCCTTTTCAAGGCCACCTGCCTGATGGCGGACTCCACCGTCTTCTCGAAGTCCGCCTTCCGCCCCTGGTCGGAGCCAATGGCCGACTCCTCCTCCTTGGAGGAGCTTAGATGAGCTGCTCCTCCGTTACCCCCAGAAGCCCTGGCGGACCCTTCGCTAACGGGCCTCCTGGCGACCTTTCTGGCCGAGGCCCCGCGACTACTAGAGGAGGACCCGAGGTCTTCCTTCTTCCTCTTGAGGAAGGCGTCGGCCCGGTGGTCCTTCTTGTTGCGGGGGAGCTTAAAACCCCCCGCATCCCCCTCGCTGGACACGGACTCGGAGTCCGAGTCCACATCCCattccttttctttttctttgttttgatttgtttgaGAATCCATGCAGTTCCCACGAGTAGAGAGCAAATATACGTCCATcccggcagtggcctcataccggggcaagcctacatactgttTGGGGCTGCTGGCCCCCACAGGGGGGAGCGCTGACGACCGTGtcccccacggccattcatcccctcgccgcgctcccgaaacttgggattgggtggttttttatctaagaggtgtccttcctctgggccgggcgattaagccaagccctcggcggcggcattaTACATGCCTCCGTCTGCTGTCCAGCCATCCCGGCTCAGCAAACCCGCCGAAAGGTTTGCTCTTCGTTGTCAGAAGAGCAAACGAGCACCGCTTAGTGCGCCTGCACCTCCGCGGGTATGGCCGCATCCTTGCCATGTCCACAAGCGTCGACTGGTCAGGAgcggcccctccctgggtccctcTTTGTCTGGCCTATCCCCTGAACCTTTCCGGCATGAGTATCTCTACCGGCAGAGCTTCAGGATCATTGAGGCACGcaagccccaccacgacgacaacGTGGGGACCCCCTCGGTGGGGACAtttacctgacctggaatcgaaaccaCAGTCATACTTGAGTGGTTGATTCTTCATCCACTAGGCTACTACAACTGCTATATTgtgtactagctggtgcccgcgacttcgtctgcacaggtttagtatttcgaacaatatgtttacaaattgtagcctatgtgttattctgatgtataagctatattattgtaaagtttcattaaaatccattcagtagtttttgcgtgaaagagtaacaaacatccatacatccatacatacaaactttcgcgtttataatattagttggaTCTACAATCATACGAAATAATAGTAGGatgaaataaaaaggaaactatCTAAATACTAAAAATGTGACTGATAAGAATAAACTATACTACTATAACTAtagtatttcattattaatttttcagATAAGGATCTCAACAGTTCCTTGGATACTATGGAGACCACAGCAGGAGTAGTCCTGTTTTTTGACGATCTCTTCGACAGCGTCAATGGATCGCCAGGGGGATCCAAAGGAAAATTGAGGTGTGCAGTGAAAAATAAATCCCCACATGAAGATTTTTGGCGAAAAgctataatagaaataaaaaatatgaggtTTTTGGACACAAATAGTAAACGTTCGGTTCAAGCCGGAAAACCTAGAACTGTGCGTGTTCCGTCGCTAGACGGATGGATTGTGACATTGGAGAGCTTCTTGGGATtagctaaattattatttaataaatttggGGTAGAATATTTAAATCCCTGACATTTAAATCAAGATCCCTTGGAAATTTTTTTTGGTCGCATTAGGTCCATTAATTATAGGAACGTAAATCCTGATGTACACACTTTCATATACACCTTTAAATCTCTAGTTTTGGGCAATATTTTAAGTCCTAACTCCAAATTTTCTAATTGTGAAGAAGACAATGGCGATTTGCTtatagatttaaattatttatttagttcattGAAGTCACAAGACGAAAATGTTTCACCAAACGCAATGTCGCCATCGTCTTTTACGTCTGCTAATATTTCAAGAGATAATagccaagaaaatattttgagaaatattagcAGACGAAATAGCGTCGAAAGAGCTGTAGAAGAAAAAGTGAGAGTACAGGTGTCAGCGTATACTGCGGGCTACATATGcaggaaaattacaaaaaaaaaaaaattgcaaagagTGTATTAGAAGTTACACAACGACTGAAATCCAAGGGATACACAAATATGTACAATATATGTAGAGagtacaaaagattaaaaaataataatttaacatatCCCACAGAAAAGCTTATTTTATATCGAGAATGCGCCCAAGAAATtcatgattatttaaatattaaaggtcataagagaaatataaaaaaaaaaacttaaaagtaggtaatactcaataaaaaaatatttcctggCTTGGGTGCAATCTGCATAAGTTAAAcgtttcagaatattttattacattaataatacGCCTCCAATGGCACAATTGgtgcaatattataaataaaatattggaaggCAAGGTAGAGGAGAAATATATTAACAAAATGAGTGACATGCAAATAATGGCatttaataagtataaaaaacacaaactaaGAGCatcgaaaattaataaatgataataatcacAACTACagagtttgttttattaaaaaaaaaaaacattaagccACCCTACTGTACGCGACGTCGACAAAAGCACAGCACTATAACCTCGATATCGATAACACGTTATATTGAAAATGTCGCATTACTAGGACAGAACGATTGCAGCGCCAGAGCCGACAAAGTGGAAGTGGAACTAATCTCGTACAATTTGACTGTCCCATCTGTAGCTTGCTATTATATAGTAATCTGTGTTGCAGTTACTGcaaagagtaaagtaatatatagggAAAAGAGAGCCCTCTTACGTGATAATCTTGCAAACCAATTTGACAATGCGCCATCTCTCTCTAAATTGGCCCcgaactacctacatagctatagctataaaaatatatatgcatcatattcataacattttctattagggtaagtagcaccatgtaactataacattgattatcgttatagttacattgtgctacttaccctaatagaaaatgtcatcgttaatatagtaaaaggtcgaaggaaaacaaataattattatgtattattactttttatacgcgtgtacgcagaatgcaaaaaaccgccatattgatatttgttatgatcggttttgttaagttacttGGAATATTGACACCTggtctttttagattaaaattgatatttgtgcttttcaaaccgtatttaatttattcgcctattttatcttttttaaagtgtctaatatattttcctcatacttttctctaattaatataaaacgaTTATAGTGTAGTGCCATCTGTTGGTAGTTTAAGGtatcttttagatagtaaatagtttccgggccaaataaaaggtggcgactcttcattcacttacggccggttcacacatgtctccgttttactgttccgttttatcgtgtacgtttttttttcgtcgatGGCGTATGTAGTTGTATGAGTGACTTCACACATGGCACAGTATTCTGTATACAGTAAAAAATATCGTtccgtaaaaaaattacattccgTTTTGTCATCGAATACTGGACGACggaacagtaaaaatatacgGATACGTAGAATTTTAACCGATAGATACTGTATGCGTGGCGGGCGGTGTGTAGGAGGGGGAGTGATGCGACACGACaggttttgttttaatcaaaCTGTAAGCACCCTCTCTAGATCTTTGGGCCATAAGTGGATGCTGCCAATAACGTCGAATAGACGATAGTACCAATACAACACGTCCATCCTTGTAGAATAGCGGCAGTATACTGCGAGTTTTCTGTTCACACATCGCATCCAGTAATGACGGATTCGTTGAACGATATACGGTGCATATGTGTGAACAGCGCATAAAATGACGTATCCGTTAAAAACGTACCAgttatgctactgctccacctgcgtcttaacgcgttaaattttggcattacgcagatgtggccaacgttttaatgtcaatttatactaatggcaatataaatagcattaaacgttaagcgataactcgggtgtcggttttttggacgcatcaaagggttttagtgcgtagcttatagcgctaagtgatgttggctacattaatgccatctcattggacgcatgcaaggacgagtgtagatactttgtttaagttgtaactgcattttacgagcacgataatggaatggtcaaatgagaaagctttagtttttagaattattttgtgtatctgaatttaatctctttaatgtatgttaacgcgttacttcatgagggattaactctttgcgtaagtgtagccaacacgcatttttaatgctataagtaacgtgtagttggccattgacattaacgttaacgctaacgcaggtggagcaggagcataaaACGGACTCCCATGTGTGAACGGGCCGttagctgtcaaaatgtacggAGTGTCTCCCCCCTGGTGTCCATTGAGTGAAGTGTTTGTGCTTATCCTCTCCGCTTTAACTGTAATAAACCCAGTTTCATTGGGCTTTTTTCTTTACGcaaaatgtattataagtgctGCATGTGTAATGTACGCGACAGGACGCTATTTTGTACCATTTCCCATCCACTGAGAAAAGACTCCAAATGTGGTTAAAGTGTTTACCTTCGGCTCGGGATGATTTGAAAGCGCTAACGCAAAACCAGCTTTCGAAGTTGTTTGTATGCTCAAAACACTTTGAATGCGGTTTGTCACCCAGAAGTCTCGTCTCGTAGGATCGGCGTATCCTACACTTTTCAGTGCAGAGGAGATATCAAGAGGAACACCATCTCAAAATGGTTGGTAAAGTTATTCTTTATAAAAAGTTAGCTATTCTTTACCTCTTTTGTTAAGCAAAAGTTAATAAACATTGTTGATGAGCAACAAGAATGTTGCTGGAACCAAGTGCTTTGACCATAACcattatttaccttttattttcagagaatGTGGACCCACAGACCGATCATACTTACTGCCGAAAGAGACACTTTGACCATACTTATGCAAAACAGAAACCTTTAGCAGGTAATGTTAATATGGATACTAACAATAATAGTATTCATAGTTTGTATGTGTGtaattttttcttgtaattagTATTTATGTCATCAAATCTTTACATTTATGATTTATCACATTTCAGAATTATCTTTAAACACAGGAGGAATGCAACCTGTGGATGTACCAGGAACATCTCACATATCAGTGGCATGTGAAGACTTCCCTTCAACCACAGGCACGACCACTTTTTCAGGTAAATGAAGTAAACTGATTTTCTTGTAAAACTCAATAACTAGATTAGTTTTGACTGCAGTAATgttgtaaataagtattattctCTGTAACTTAGTGTAAGTGGTGTGCATACCTGTAAGTGACATATTTACACTGTAAGTATGTACGTATGAAACTAAGCACCTAtacttgttttgtaaatatgttgttggtatgcctgaataaataaataaataaactaccacTTCAAGCTCTTGTACTGAGAATATtccaattaatatttaactgtatataaatataaatatatttataaatgaaacCTGCTTTCCATTGTCACGACAtgacatgaaaacggcttgaccaatttggctgaaaattagaggggaggtaacttagacctgGGAGAAGGTTTTGGGATAgatatatctatttttatagatagatttttgtcaccatccggctacagGACGCAGGTTAAACCGCGGGCGAAAActgtataattaatattatactgTAAATGTACCGggaatattccaaaatatttgaaacttcAAATTAGGTTAAGGATGATGTGAGGTAGGCAGTTGcatataaaacattagtaagCACCTGTTTGTGGTTAGAATGAAAGCCAAGCCCctgcatagttgggaaaaggctatttGTAGCGAATGAACAATCTTGAatgttttgtatataattttaaaataacttgtgtTTTCTCTTTTCTTTAAGGCTCGCTGAATACAGTGGTGTTAAAGACCAAGGCAAGGGCAAGAAaacgaattataaataaaataaaggatttGACACCAACTggtaaaattatatataaagAATACCAGAAAGCCAAAGACGAGGCTAACTTCCTGAAGAGAGCTCGAAGAGCTTTAAAATTCAGCAAGGACAAGTCCTTTGAAGAATTAACAAAGGAAATGAATCCATTTGCAAAAACTATTatgaaaatgcaaattaatttatgctcaaaaagtaaaaaagggCGACGCTTTACTGAGGAAGAAAAATTAATAGCATTGTCCATAATGAAACAAAGTCCtaagggccaggccacaacagtgcgttgcggcgtcgcatcgcaaaaacaacattgcacagctatgcggttaatatgatatgcgtcgttgatttttgcgatgcgacgccgcaacgcactgttgtggcctggccctaagTGTTACAGATTTTTACACGAAATTTTCGTCTTGCCCTCACGATCAACTCTAAATAAAATGGTTGCAAAGC harbors:
- the LOC110380067 gene encoding uncharacterized protein LOC110380067 → MRFVTQKSRLVGSAYPTLFSAEEISRGTPSQNENVDPQTDHTYCRKRHFDHTYAKQKPLAELSLNTGGMQPVDVPGTSHISVACEDFPSTTGTTTFSGSLNTVVLKTKARARKRIINKIKDLTPTGKIIYKEYQKAKDEANFLKRARRALKFSKDKSFEELTKEMNPFAKTIMKMQINLCSKSKKGRRFTEEEKLIALSIMKQSPKGQATTVRCGVASQKQHCTAMRLI